The DNA sequence TTAAACTTTAATCGATTAGGAGGTGTGACGAATGACGAAGGGAATCTTAGGCAGAAAAATCGGTATGACGCAAATATTTGCGGAAAATGGCGATTTGATTCCGGTTACTGTCATCCATGCAACGCCAAACGTCGTGTTGCAAAAGAAAACGATCGAAAACGACGGTTATGAAGCGATCCAATTAGGGTTTGAAGATATTAGCGAAAAACGCGCCAACAAACCGCAAATTGGCCATGCTGCCAAAGCAAACACGGCACCTAAGCGCTTCATTCGTGAAATTCGCGGCGCCAACATCAATGAGTATGAAGTTGGCCAAGAAGTAAAAGTGGACATTTTCAGCGAAGGCGACATCGTCGATGTCACAGGCATTTCCAAGGGGAAAGGGTTCCAAGGGGCCATTAAGCGCCATGGCCAGTCGCGCGGGCCAATGGCTCACGGCTCTCGCTATCATCGTCGCCCGGGTTCGATGGGTGCCATCGCGCCAAACCGCGTATTCAAAACGAAAAACTTGCCGGGACGCATGGGCGGCGAGCGTGTGACGATTCAAAACTTGAAAATTGTCAAGGTCGATCCGGAACGTAACTTGTTGCTCATCAAAGGGAACGTACCGGGCCCGAGAAAAGGATTAGTGATCGTAAAAAGCGCCGTTAAAGCGAAAGCGAAGGCGAAATAACATTTGGCCGAGAAAGGAGGAACTACGTAATGCCAAAAGTAGCATTATATAACCAAAACGGGCAGACAGTCGGAGAAATCGAGCTGAACGATGCCGTTTTTGGGATTGAACCGAATAAACACGTATTGTTCGAAGCTGTCATTATGCAGCGCGCCTCGATGCGCCAAGGAACGCACAAAACGAAAAACCGCGCGGAAGTGAGCGGCGGCGGCCGCAAACCGTGGCGTCAAAAAGGGACAGGACGCGCCCGCCAAGGTTCGATTCGCGCTCCGCAATGGCGCGGCGGCGGCACGGTCTTTGGTCCGGTTCCGCGCAGCTACAGCTACAAATTGCCGAAAAAAGTCCGTCGTTTAGCGATCAAATCGGCATTGTCTTCAAAAGTGCTCGAAAACGACATCGTGGTACTGGACCAATTGTCGCTTGAAGCACCGAAGACGAAGGAAATGGTCAAAATTTTAAACAATCTCTCGGTGGATCGGAAAGCACTCATTGTGACCGACGAACTCAATGAGAATGTATATTTGTCGGCGCGCAACATCCCGGGCGTCAAAGTCGTTCCAGCCAACGGCATCAACGTGCTTGACGTGTTAAACCACGATAAGCTCGTCATTACGAAGGCGGCCGTGGAGAAAGTAGAGGAGGTGCTTGCATAATGAAAGACCCTCGCGACATTATTAAGCGCCCCATCATCACGGAAAACACAATGAATTTGATCGGGCAAAAGAAATATACGTTTGAGGTCGACGTCAAAGCGAACAAAACGGAAGTGAAAGACGCGGTCGAGAAAATTTTTGGCGTCAAAGTCGAGAAAGTCAACATCATGAACTATAAAGGGAAATTTAAACGCGTCGGCCGCTACAGCGGCTATACGAACCGCCGCCGCAAAGCGATCGTTACGCTGACGCCAGACAGCAAAGAAATCGAACTGTTTGAAGTGTAAGACTAAAAGCGAAGGAGGGACATTCCGATGGCGATTAAAAAATACAAACCGACATCGAACGGCCGTCGCGGCATGACGGTGCTTGATTTCTCGGAGATCACGACAGACCAGCCGGAAAAATCGCTGCTTGCTCCATTAAAGAAAAAAGCAGGCCGCAACAACCAAGGGAAAATTACCGTTCGCCATCAAGGCGGGGGTCATAAGCGTCAATACCGGATCATCGACTTTAAGCGTGACAAAGATGGAATTCCAGGACGCGTTGCTACGATTGAGTACGATCCGAACCGCTCGGCGAACATCGCGCTCATCAACTATGCAGACGGTGAAAAACGGTACATCATCGCGCCGAAAAACTTAAAAGTCGGCATGGAAATCATGTCGGGTCCGGATGCGGACATTAAAATCGGGAATGCATTGCCGCTTGAAAACATCCCGGTCGGTACGCTTGTCCACAACATCGAATTGAAGCCGGGCCGCGGCGGGCAATTGGTGCGTGCAGCCGGAACGTCGGCGCAAGTGCTCGGGAAAGAAGGCAAATATGTCATCGTTCGCCTCGCTTCGGGCGAAGTGCGCATGATTTTGGGCAAATGCCGCGCTACTGTCGGTGAAGTCGGCAACGAGCAACATGAACTTGTCAACATCGGGAAAGCAGGGCGCGCTCGCTGGTTAGGCATCCGTCCGACTGTTCGAGGTTCGGTTATGAACCCAGTTGATCATCCGCACGGCGGTGGTGAAGGGAAAGCACCGATCGGACGCAAGTCGCCGATGACGCCGTGGGGCAAACCGACGCTCGGATACAAAACGCGCAAAAAGAAAAACAAATCGGATAAATTCATCATTCGCCGCCGTAAGAAATAATGAACGAGCGCAATTCAGAAGGGAGGTTCACTTATGGGTCGCAGCTTGAAAAAAGGTCCGTTTTGCGATGAACATTTGATGAAAAAAATCGAAAAGCTCAATGAAACTGGGCAAAAACAAGTGATCAAAACATGGTCTCGCCGTTCGACGATCTTCCCGCAGTTTGTCGGCCATACGATCGCCGTATATGACGGCCGCAAACATGTACCGGTATACATCACAGAAGACATGGTCGGGCACAAATTGGGTGAATTTGCGCCGACGCGCACGTTCCGCGGCCATGCTGGCGATGACAAGAAAACAAAACGGTAATGAGAGGAGGTTCTGGATATGCAAGCTAAAGCTGTTGCGAGAACCGTTCGCATCGCTCCTCGTAAAGCGCGCTTAGTCATTGACTTGATCCGTGGGAAGGAAGTGGGCGAAGCATTCGCGATTTTGCGCCACACGCCAAAAGCGGCTTCCCCGATCATTGAAAAAGTGTTGAAATCGGCTGTTGCCAACGCTGAACACAACTATGACATGGACGTCAACAACTTGGTCATTTCCCAAGCGTACGTTGATGAAGGTCCAACGTTGAAACGTTTCCGTCCGCGTGCGATGGGCCGGGCAAGCGCCATTAATAAACGCACAAGCCATATTACAATCGTCGTGTCAGAAAAGAAGGAGGGATAATCCGTGGGTCAAAAGGTCAATCCGATCGGTCTGCGCATCGGCATCATTCGTGACTGGGAATCGAGATGGTATGCGGAAAAAGACTATGCAGACCTCGTGCATGAGGACTTAAAAATCCGTGAATACATCAACAAACGTTTGCAGGACGCAGCCGTTTCCCGCGTAGAGATTGAACGCGCCGCCAACCGCGTCAACGTGACGATCCATACGGCGAAACCGGGCATGGTCATCGGGAAAGGCGGTTCGGAAGTGGAAGCGCTCCGCAAAGCGCTCACGCAATTGACCGGCAAACGCGTTCACATCAACATCGTTGAAATCAAAAAACCGGATTTGGATGCGAAACTTGTTGCGGAAAATATTGCCCGCCAGCTTGAAAACCGCGTATCGTTCCGCCGGGCGCAAAAACAAGCGATTCAACGGGCGATGCGCGCCGGGGCGAAAGGGATCAAAACGATGGTGTCCGGCCGCTTAGGCGGTGCAGAGATTGCACGTTCGGAACATTACAGCGAAGGGACGGTTCCACTCCATACGCTGCGCGCTGACATTGACTATGCGACGGCAGAAGCCGATACGACGTACGGAAAAATCGGCGTGAAAGTATGGATTTACCGTGGGGAAGTCCTTCCGACAAAGAAAAAAGCTGAGGAAGGAGGAAAATAATCATGTTAATGCCAAAACGCGTCAAATATCGCCGTGAACATCGCGGACGGATGAAAGGCCGCGCCAAAGGCGGTACGGAAGTTCATTTTGGTGAATTCGGCCTGCAAGCGCTGGAATCGGCTTGGATTACGAACCGGCAAATTGAGGCCGCCCGTCGGGCAATGACCCGCTACATGAGACGGGGCGGAAAAGTATGGATTCGCATTTTCCCTTCGAAGCCATACACAGCGAAACCGCTTGAAGTGCGGATGGGTTCCGGTAAAGGGGCTCCGGAAGGCTGGGTTGCCGTTGTCAAACCAGGCAAAGTGATGTTTGAAGTGGGCGGTGTTTCCGAGGAAGTGGCACGTGAAGCGTTGCGTTTGGCTTCTCACAAACTTCCGATCAAATGCAAATTCGTAAAACGTGAAGAAACTGGTGGTGAGGCGTAATGAAAGCGAAAGAAATCCGTGAGTTAACCACTGCCGAAATCGAACAAAAAATTAAAGCGTTGAAGGAAGAGTTGTTCAACCTTCGCTTCCAGCTGGCGACGGGCCAACTCGAAAACACGGCGCGCATCCGCCAAGTGCGCAAAGACATCGCCCGTATGAAAACGATCATTCGTGAACGTGAGCTCGCTGCCAATAAATAATGTTTGAGAGGAGGTTTGCGGAATGAGCGAACGCAATCAACGAAAAGTGTACGTCGGACGGGTCGTATCAGACAAAATGGACAAAACGATTACCGTTTTGGTTGAAACGTACAAAAAACATCCGTTATACGGCAAGCGCGTGAAATATTCGAAAAAATATAAAGCGCATGACGAACATAACGAAGCGAAAGTGGGCGACATCGTCAAAATCATGGAAACCCGCCCGCTGTCGGCAACGAAACGATTCCGCCTCGTCGAGATCGTTGAAAAAGCAGTTGTTCTGTAATCATTTCATTCCAGTTCGGGGAGATAAGTCCGAAAGGAGGTTTCGTCGATGATTCAACAAGAATCTCGCTTAAAAGTAGCTGATAACTCTGGCGCACGCGAAGTGCTTGTCATTAAAGTGCTCGGAGGCTCGGGCCGCCGCTATGCGAACATCGGCGATGTTGTTGTCGCTACGGTTAAAGATGCGACGCCAGGTGGCGTTGTTAAAAAAGGTCAAGTCGTAAAAGCGGTGGTCGTCCGCACAAAACGCGGGGTGCGCCGTCCGGACGGTTCATATATCCGTTTTGACGAGAACGCCTGCGTCATCATCCGTGATGACAAAAGCCCGCGCGGCACGCGTATTTTTGGGCCGGTTGCCCGCGAACTGCGCGACAAAGATTTCATGAAAATCATTTCGTTAGCCCCGGAAGTTATCTAATGGGACGGAAGCACGTTTCAAGGAGGTGCGAATGCGATGCATGTAAAAAAAGGTGACAAAGTGCAAGTAATCTCCGGTAAAGACAAAGGCAAACAAGGCGTCATCCTGGCGGCGTTTCCGAAGAAAAACCGCGTCATCGTTGAGGGCGTCAACATTGTGAAAAAGCATGCGAAACCGTCGCAAGCGAATCCGCAAGGCGGCATCATCGAAAAAGAGGCGCCGATCCATGTGTCGAAAGTGATGCCGTTAGATCCGAAAACAGGCGAACCGACGCGCATCGGCTACAAAATTGTCGACGGTAAAAAAGTGCGCTACGCGAAAAAATCCGGAGAGATTTTAGATAAATAATCGTGACGCAGGAAAGGAGGTACCTTTATGAACCGCCTAAAAGAGAAGTATGTAAAAGAAGTCGTTCCTGCTCTGATGAGCAAGTTCAACTATAAATCGATCATGCAAGTGCCGAAAATCGAAAAAATCGTCATCAACATGGGTGTCGGCGACGCGGTGCAAAACCCGAAAGCATTAGACAGCGCCGTTGAAGAGCTGACGTTGATCGCCGGCCAGCGTCCGGTTGTGACGCGCGCGAAAAAATCGATTGCGGGCTTCCGTCTCCGCCAAGGGATGCCGATCGGTGCAAAAGTAACGTTGCGCGGTGAACGGATGTATGAATTTCTTGATAAGTTGATCTCGGTCTCGCTCCCGCGCGTGCGCGACTTCCGCGGGGTATCGAAAAAAGCGTTCGATGGCCGCGGCAACTATACGCTCGGCATTAAAGAGCAGCTCATTTTCCCGGAGATTGACTACGATAAAGTGAACAAAGTGCGCGGCATGGATATCGTGATCGTCACAACGGCCAACACGGACGAAGAAGCGCGTGAACTGCTGGCGTTGCTGGGCATGCCATTCCAAAAATAATGATCCCATAAGGAAAGGGAGGCGAAATCGTGGCTAAAAAATCGATGATCGCGAAACAAAAACGGACGCCGAAGTTTAAAGTAAGAGCGTATACCCGCTGCGAGCGCTGCGGCCGCCCGCATTCGGTTTACCGCAAGTTTAAACTTTGCCGTATTTGTTTCCGTGAACTCGCATATAAAGGTCAACTTCCTGGCATCAAAAAAGCCAGCTGGTAATCAACCCATTGATTGGGAAGGAGGTAAAACAAAATGGTGATGACAGATCCAATTGCTGATATGCTGACCCGCATTCGGAATGCGAATATGGTTCGTCACGAAAAACTCGAAGTCCCGGCTTCGAAAATCAAGCGGGAAATCGCCGAAATTTTAAAGCGCGAAGGGTTTATTCGTGATTATGAATATATCGAAGACAACAAACAAGGCATTCTCCGCATCTTCTTGAAGTACGGCCCGAACAATGAACGCGTCATTACAGGGCTGAAACGCATCAGCAAACCCGGTTTGCGCGTATACGTCAAGGCTCATGAAGTGCCGCGCGTCTTAAACGGCTTAGGCATCGCGATTCTTTCGACATCGCAAGGCGTCTTAACGGACAAAGAAGCACGGCAAAAAGGCACGGGCGGCGAAGTAATCGCCTACGTTTGGTAATTTATTTGCTCAAGAATGGAGGTGTGTTTGACATGTCACGTGTCGGCAAAAAACCAATTGAAATTCCTGCCGGTGTCACCGTTACTGTGAACGGCAATACCGTTACGGTCAAAGGGCCGAAGGGGGAATTAACCCGCACGTTCCATCCGGATATGACGATCACCGTTGAGGGCAATGTGATCACCGTTACGCGCCCAAGCGATGAAAAACATCACCGCGCGCTCCACGGCACGACGCGCAGCTTGCTCGCCAACATGGTCGAAGGCGTTTCGAAAGGGTATGAAAAAGCGCTCGAACTCGTTGGTGTCGGGTACCGGGCGTCCA is a window from the Geobacillus stearothermophilus ATCC 12980 genome containing:
- the rplF gene encoding 50S ribosomal protein L6 is translated as MSRVGKKPIEIPAGVTVTVNGNTVTVKGPKGELTRTFHPDMTITVEGNVITVTRPSDEKHHRALHGTTRSLLANMVEGVSKGYEKALELVGVGYRASKQGKKLVLSVGYSHPVEIEPEEGLEIEVPSQTKIIVKGADKQRVGELAANIRAVRPPEPYKGKGIRYEGELVRLKEGKTGK
- the rpmC gene encoding 50S ribosomal protein L29, encoding MKAKEIRELTTAEIEQKIKALKEELFNLRFQLATGQLENTARIRQVRKDIARMKTIIRERELAANK
- the rplV gene encoding 50S ribosomal protein L22 produces the protein MQAKAVARTVRIAPRKARLVIDLIRGKEVGEAFAILRHTPKAASPIIEKVLKSAVANAEHNYDMDVNNLVISQAYVDEGPTLKRFRPRAMGRASAINKRTSHITIVVSEKKEG
- the rplP gene encoding 50S ribosomal protein L16; protein product: MLMPKRVKYRREHRGRMKGRAKGGTEVHFGEFGLQALESAWITNRQIEAARRAMTRYMRRGGKVWIRIFPSKPYTAKPLEVRMGSGKGAPEGWVAVVKPGKVMFEVGGVSEEVAREALRLASHKLPIKCKFVKREETGGEA
- the rplC gene encoding 50S ribosomal protein L3 — its product is MTKGILGRKIGMTQIFAENGDLIPVTVIHATPNVVLQKKTIENDGYEAIQLGFEDISEKRANKPQIGHAAKANTAPKRFIREIRGANINEYEVGQEVKVDIFSEGDIVDVTGISKGKGFQGAIKRHGQSRGPMAHGSRYHRRPGSMGAIAPNRVFKTKNLPGRMGGERVTIQNLKIVKVDPERNLLLIKGNVPGPRKGLVIVKSAVKAKAKAK
- the rpsS gene encoding 30S ribosomal protein S19 is translated as MGRSLKKGPFCDEHLMKKIEKLNETGQKQVIKTWSRRSTIFPQFVGHTIAVYDGRKHVPVYITEDMVGHKLGEFAPTRTFRGHAGDDKKTKR
- the rpsH gene encoding 30S ribosomal protein S8, whose amino-acid sequence is MVMTDPIADMLTRIRNANMVRHEKLEVPASKIKREIAEILKREGFIRDYEYIEDNKQGILRIFLKYGPNNERVITGLKRISKPGLRVYVKAHEVPRVLNGLGIAILSTSQGVLTDKEARQKGTGGEVIAYVW
- the rplW gene encoding 50S ribosomal protein L23; protein product: MKDPRDIIKRPIITENTMNLIGQKKYTFEVDVKANKTEVKDAVEKIFGVKVEKVNIMNYKGKFKRVGRYSGYTNRRRKAIVTLTPDSKEIELFEV
- the rplB gene encoding 50S ribosomal protein L2; the protein is MAIKKYKPTSNGRRGMTVLDFSEITTDQPEKSLLAPLKKKAGRNNQGKITVRHQGGGHKRQYRIIDFKRDKDGIPGRVATIEYDPNRSANIALINYADGEKRYIIAPKNLKVGMEIMSGPDADIKIGNALPLENIPVGTLVHNIELKPGRGGQLVRAAGTSAQVLGKEGKYVIVRLASGEVRMILGKCRATVGEVGNEQHELVNIGKAGRARWLGIRPTVRGSVMNPVDHPHGGGEGKAPIGRKSPMTPWGKPTLGYKTRKKKNKSDKFIIRRRKK
- the rplE gene encoding 50S ribosomal protein L5, coding for MNRLKEKYVKEVVPALMSKFNYKSIMQVPKIEKIVINMGVGDAVQNPKALDSAVEELTLIAGQRPVVTRAKKSIAGFRLRQGMPIGAKVTLRGERMYEFLDKLISVSLPRVRDFRGVSKKAFDGRGNYTLGIKEQLIFPEIDYDKVNKVRGMDIVIVTTANTDEEARELLALLGMPFQK
- the rplN gene encoding 50S ribosomal protein L14; this encodes MIQQESRLKVADNSGAREVLVIKVLGGSGRRYANIGDVVVATVKDATPGGVVKKGQVVKAVVVRTKRGVRRPDGSYIRFDENACVIIRDDKSPRGTRIFGPVARELRDKDFMKIISLAPEVI
- the rplD gene encoding 50S ribosomal protein L4; protein product: MPKVALYNQNGQTVGEIELNDAVFGIEPNKHVLFEAVIMQRASMRQGTHKTKNRAEVSGGGRKPWRQKGTGRARQGSIRAPQWRGGGTVFGPVPRSYSYKLPKKVRRLAIKSALSSKVLENDIVVLDQLSLEAPKTKEMVKILNNLSVDRKALIVTDELNENVYLSARNIPGVKVVPANGINVLDVLNHDKLVITKAAVEKVEEVLA
- the rpsQ gene encoding 30S ribosomal protein S17, with translation MSERNQRKVYVGRVVSDKMDKTITVLVETYKKHPLYGKRVKYSKKYKAHDEHNEAKVGDIVKIMETRPLSATKRFRLVEIVEKAVVL
- the rplX gene encoding 50S ribosomal protein L24; protein product: MHVKKGDKVQVISGKDKGKQGVILAAFPKKNRVIVEGVNIVKKHAKPSQANPQGGIIEKEAPIHVSKVMPLDPKTGEPTRIGYKIVDGKKVRYAKKSGEILDK
- a CDS encoding type Z 30S ribosomal protein S14 produces the protein MAKKSMIAKQKRTPKFKVRAYTRCERCGRPHSVYRKFKLCRICFRELAYKGQLPGIKKASW
- the rpsC gene encoding 30S ribosomal protein S3 encodes the protein MGQKVNPIGLRIGIIRDWESRWYAEKDYADLVHEDLKIREYINKRLQDAAVSRVEIERAANRVNVTIHTAKPGMVIGKGGSEVEALRKALTQLTGKRVHINIVEIKKPDLDAKLVAENIARQLENRVSFRRAQKQAIQRAMRAGAKGIKTMVSGRLGGAEIARSEHYSEGTVPLHTLRADIDYATAEADTTYGKIGVKVWIYRGEVLPTKKKAEEGGK